A window from Methylococcus mesophilus encodes these proteins:
- a CDS encoding CYTH domain-containing protein, translating to MALEIERKFLVRGEGWRKAVSDSMRICQGYLNDEQRCSVRVRISGERAWLNIKSATIGAQRHEYEYEIPAADGESMLKELSCKPLIEKMRYFVPVAGRLWEVDVFEGENAGLVVAELELDDPDEPFELPEWAGEEVTHDPRYYNTCLSTLPFSRWPEQDQKSALA from the coding sequence ATGGCGCTTGAAATCGAACGGAAGTTCCTGGTACGCGGCGAGGGTTGGCGCAAGGCCGTGAGCGATTCCATGCGCATCTGCCAGGGCTATCTGAACGACGAACAACGCTGTTCGGTGCGGGTCCGTATCAGCGGCGAGCGGGCCTGGCTCAACATCAAGAGTGCAACGATCGGAGCCCAGCGCCATGAATACGAATACGAGATACCGGCTGCCGACGGCGAATCCATGCTCAAGGAACTGAGCTGCAAGCCGTTGATCGAGAAGATGCGCTATTTCGTCCCGGTGGCTGGCAGGCTGTGGGAGGTCGATGTGTTCGAAGGAGAGAACGCAGGCCTGGTGGTGGCCGAGCTCGAACTCGATGACCCTGACGAGCCCTTCGAACTGCCGGAGTGGGCGGGCGAGGAAGTCACCCATGATCCTCGCTATTACAACACCTGCTTGTCGACGCTGCCGTTCAGCCGGTGGCCTGAACAGGACCAGAAATCGGCTCTGGCATGA
- a CDS encoding LysR family transcriptional regulator, whose translation MDKLTSMVVFTKVAKAGSFASAAKEMGLSRAMATKHVMQLENSLGVRLLNRTTRHLSLTEVGMVYLERCLQILDDLEETELAVTRLQTEPRGTLKLNAAPFFGAYHLAPAIAAYLEIYPDVNVELVLQAGYVDLVEEGFDLAIHLDELRDSSLIARKLGTSQRIVCGAPGYFEKRGVPKTPEDLKKHNCLSNSSLPPRDQWQFVSQDGKSTVIKVSGTLEANSADALRMAAISGLGLVLLPTYMVGQDIRKGRLQAVLTDYVPAAADIHAVYPHRKHLSAKVRTFVDFLHERFHPTPYWEEWMHPQGGE comes from the coding sequence ATGGACAAACTCACGAGCATGGTCGTTTTCACCAAGGTCGCGAAAGCAGGAAGCTTCGCGTCTGCCGCCAAGGAAATGGGGTTGTCGCGGGCCATGGCGACCAAGCATGTGATGCAGCTCGAAAACAGCTTAGGAGTCCGGCTGCTGAACCGGACCACGCGCCACTTGAGCCTGACCGAGGTCGGCATGGTCTATCTGGAGCGTTGTCTGCAGATCCTGGACGACCTGGAAGAGACTGAGCTGGCCGTGACGCGCCTGCAGACCGAGCCTCGAGGGACGCTCAAGCTCAATGCCGCACCGTTTTTCGGCGCCTACCATCTGGCGCCGGCGATCGCGGCCTATCTGGAAATCTATCCCGACGTCAACGTCGAGCTGGTGCTGCAGGCGGGCTATGTCGACCTGGTGGAAGAAGGCTTCGATCTCGCCATTCACCTTGACGAACTGCGCGACTCCAGCCTGATCGCCCGCAAACTCGGCACATCCCAGCGCATCGTCTGCGGCGCGCCGGGCTATTTCGAGAAACGCGGCGTGCCCAAAACGCCGGAGGACCTCAAGAAGCACAACTGCCTGAGCAATTCGAGCCTGCCGCCTCGTGATCAGTGGCAGTTCGTGTCGCAGGACGGCAAGTCGACGGTCATCAAGGTCTCCGGCACCCTGGAGGCGAACTCGGCGGATGCCTTGCGCATGGCGGCGATCAGTGGCCTGGGCCTGGTCCTGCTGCCGACCTACATGGTCGGACAGGACATCCGCAAGGGCAGATTGCAGGCGGTCTTGACCGACTATGTGCCGGCTGCGGCAGACATTCATGCCGTTTACCCGCACCGCAAGCATTTGTCGGCCAAGGTGCGCACTTTCGTGGACTTCCTCCATGAGCGCTTTCATCCCACACCTTATTGGGAGGAGTGGATGCATCCGCAGGGCGGCGAGTGA
- a CDS encoding YybH family protein, producing the protein MRTQILLLAAALGLLTTPGWAQEDIRTIAANNAAEWNQAFADGKVDEIVSLYTTDAILVQPNGKVSRDPGEIRNFWRTLIDQGAFKIDIVDVKGEKDDTIVTTTTLSDMKTLQDSHQTLRYHYDGVLYSVLKRQSDGSWKAQVQQWSERSRG; encoded by the coding sequence ATGCGTACTCAAATCCTCTTGCTGGCGGCCGCCTTAGGCCTCTTGACCACCCCTGGATGGGCACAGGAAGACATCCGGACCATCGCCGCGAACAACGCCGCCGAATGGAATCAGGCGTTCGCGGATGGCAAGGTCGATGAAATCGTTTCGTTGTACACGACGGATGCCATTTTGGTGCAGCCGAACGGAAAAGTCTCCCGCGATCCGGGCGAAATCCGCAACTTCTGGCGGACCCTGATCGACCAGGGCGCCTTCAAAATCGATATCGTAGATGTTAAAGGCGAAAAAGACGACACCATCGTCACGACCACTACCCTGTCCGACATGAAGACTCTGCAGGATTCGCACCAGACGCTCCGGTACCACTACGACGGCGTGCTGTACAGCGTACTCAAACGCCAGAGCGACGGCAGCTGGAAAGCCCAGGTCCAGCAGTGGTCGGAACGGTCCCGCGGCTGA
- the sodB gene encoding superoxide dismutase [Fe], which translates to MTHELPALPYARNALEPHISAETLEFHYGKHHQTYVTNLNNLIPGTEYENLSLEEIVRKAPAGGVFNNAAQIWNHTFYWNSLSPNGGGEPTGALAEAIVKSFGSFEKFKEEFTKCAVTTFGSGWAWLVKNADGSLALVSTGNAGCPLTSGQTPLLTCDVWEHAYYIDYRNARPKYVEAFWSLVNWEFAAANFAG; encoded by the coding sequence ATGACCCATGAACTGCCCGCTCTGCCCTATGCAAGAAACGCCCTGGAACCGCATATTTCGGCTGAAACGCTGGAGTTCCACTACGGCAAGCATCACCAGACCTACGTCACTAACCTGAACAATCTGATCCCCGGCACGGAATACGAAAACCTCTCCCTGGAGGAGATCGTCCGCAAGGCGCCGGCCGGCGGCGTTTTCAACAACGCGGCCCAGATCTGGAACCACACCTTCTATTGGAACAGCCTGTCCCCGAACGGCGGCGGCGAACCGACCGGCGCCCTGGCAGAAGCCATCGTCAAGAGCTTCGGCTCGTTCGAGAAATTCAAGGAAGAGTTCACCAAATGCGCGGTAACCACCTTCGGCTCCGGCTGGGCCTGGCTGGTGAAGAACGCCGACGGCAGCTTGGCGCTGGTCAGCACCGGAAACGCCGGCTGCCCGCTGACATCGGGCCAGACCCCTCTGCTGACCTGCGACGTGTGGGAACACGCCTACTACATTGACTACCGGAACGCCCGCCCGAAATACGTGGAAGCCTTCTGGAGCCTGGTGAACTGGGAATTCGCCGCGGCCAATTTCGCCGGCTGA
- a CDS encoding SDR family oxidoreductase, protein MLSVLVTGANRGLGLEFTRQYLDAGWRVIATCRHPHDAAELRELAKRHEHLAIHAVDVRNFVAIDQLASALAGQPIDVLINNAGVYGDEPGNGFGAIDYDLWQDVFRTNAMAPVKMAESFLPHLERGSRKLIVGITSLMGSMGDNTSGGAIYYRSSKAALNAALKSLSLDLKPRGIGVLILNPGWVLTDMGGPRAPTTAEQSIGGMRRIIDEYTPALSGRLMNFDGRELPW, encoded by the coding sequence GTGCTTTCCGTCCTGGTGACCGGCGCCAACCGTGGACTCGGTCTCGAATTCACCCGCCAATACCTCGACGCTGGCTGGCGCGTGATCGCCACCTGCCGCCATCCTCATGATGCCGCCGAACTGCGCGAACTGGCCAAGCGCCACGAACATCTGGCCATACATGCGGTCGACGTGCGGAATTTCGTCGCGATCGATCAACTGGCCTCGGCCCTTGCCGGTCAACCGATCGACGTCCTCATCAACAACGCCGGCGTCTATGGCGACGAGCCCGGCAACGGTTTCGGAGCCATCGATTACGATCTATGGCAGGACGTCTTCAGAACCAACGCCATGGCACCGGTGAAAATGGCGGAAAGCTTCCTGCCCCATCTGGAGCGGGGAAGCCGCAAGCTGATCGTCGGCATCACCAGCCTGATGGGCAGCATGGGAGATAACACCAGCGGCGGCGCGATCTACTATCGATCCAGCAAAGCGGCGCTCAACGCCGCGCTCAAGAGCCTGTCCCTGGACCTCAAGCCGCGCGGCATCGGCGTGCTGATTCTCAACCCCGGCTGGGTGCTGACCGACATGGGCGGCCCCAGGGCGCCGACGACGGCGGAGCAAAGCATCGGCGGCATGCGTCGAATCATCGACGAATACACGCCGGCGCTGTCCGGGCGCTTAATGAATTTCGACGGCAGGGAATTGCCGTGGTAA
- a CDS encoding exosortase system-associated protein, TIGR04073 family has protein sequence MQNKALSLPTLLLLAGLGATVPAAQADDYGTATSLKLGSGLSNLTTGWLEIPKNMINTSNQTNVLFGISGGLLKGLLHTVGRTLTGAVDFITFPVPTQPIAHPEFVWQKFSEETTYGPAFTAGTFKEPKPAPAASPYSKM, from the coding sequence ATGCAGAATAAAGCACTCTCCCTCCCGACTCTGCTCCTGCTGGCGGGCCTCGGCGCCACCGTCCCGGCAGCGCAAGCCGACGACTACGGCACCGCCACATCGCTCAAGCTGGGCAGCGGCCTGTCGAACCTGACCACGGGCTGGCTGGAGATCCCAAAGAACATGATCAACACCAGCAACCAGACGAACGTCCTGTTCGGCATCTCCGGCGGCCTGCTCAAGGGACTGCTGCACACGGTCGGACGCACACTCACCGGCGCCGTGGACTTCATCACCTTCCCGGTTCCGACTCAGCCGATCGCCCACCCGGAATTCGTGTGGCAGAAATTTTCCGAAGAAACGACCTACGGCCCGGCATTCACCGCGGGGACCTTCAAGGAGCCGAAGCCGGCTCCGGCAGCCTCGCCCTACTCGAAGATGTGA
- a CDS encoding gamma-glutamylcyclotransferase family protein yields the protein MGVSLFAYGTLQLPEVMAAVAGRTFDAVPAWLSDHACYRLRHRVYPGLRRETGVITPGTLFLGLGPRDLARLDRFEDAFYTRIEVTVSTAALDCLAAQVYLIPPRSEYLLVYRGWSLDDFIRTRGQAYVRRCRRRFR from the coding sequence ATGGGAGTTTCGCTGTTCGCCTATGGCACTCTGCAGTTGCCGGAAGTGATGGCCGCCGTGGCTGGGCGGACGTTCGATGCCGTGCCGGCATGGCTGTCTGACCACGCGTGCTATCGCCTTCGCCACCGAGTCTATCCGGGCTTGCGGCGCGAAACCGGGGTGATCACTCCGGGAACCCTGTTTCTCGGGCTCGGTCCTCGCGATCTCGCTCGCCTGGACCGTTTCGAAGATGCGTTCTATACAAGGATCGAGGTTACGGTTTCAACCGCTGCGCTGGATTGTCTAGCGGCCCAAGTCTACCTGATCCCGCCTCGCAGCGAGTATCTGCTGGTTTACCGCGGCTGGAGCCTGGACGATTTCATCAGGACGCGCGGCCAGGCCTATGTCCGGCGCTGTCGGCGGCGGTTCCGCTAA
- a CDS encoding AMP-binding protein: MIKPIIRFLLKTLYQVQVKGIEHFHSAGERVLIVSNHTSFLDPILLWAFLPDEITFAINTRIAEAWWVKPALRWVRTFPMDPINPMSVKALTHHLRRDRKAVVFPEGRITVTGSLMKIYDGSGMVADKADAVVLPIRIDGAQYSPFSRLKGVVRLRWLPRITVNLLPPRKISPSPDIHGEERRRHAGLALSDIMSEMIFATGNHHGTLFSALLDARKVHGGKTLVLEDPERKPVSYNQLIARALFAGERLERLTEAGETVGVLLPTAIGTVATLLGLQHTGRVPAMLNFSTGVSVLLAACETAAIRTVLTSRRFVEGAKLEDAVSQLETKVKVIYLDDVFRDVSALEKLRALVKGHAVDYRYRNRVSADSPAVILFTSGSEGAPKGVALSHANLLSNREQFAARVDFGPQDVILNALPLFHSFGLTTGTLLPLLSGTRIFLYPSPLHYRIIPEVAYDINATILFGTNTFLSGYGKHAHPYDFYSIRYVFAGAEKVQAETRRLWADKFGIRIMEGYGVTETSPVLAANTAMHYREGTVGRLMPGVEYALEPVEGIAEGGRLHVKGPNVMLGYLRAHAPGRIDPPASCFGAGWYDTGDIVSVDEHGYVTIKGRAKRFAKIGGEMVSLAVIEELAARVWPDALHAVINLSDPRKGEQIVLATSQPQADRTPLFERARAEGLGELYLPKQIRILPALPLLGSGKIDYPALTTLLVAETGA; this comes from the coding sequence ATGATCAAGCCGATAATCCGATTCCTACTCAAAACCCTTTACCAGGTCCAGGTCAAGGGCATCGAGCATTTTCACAGCGCCGGAGAGCGGGTGCTCATCGTCTCAAACCACACATCGTTCCTCGATCCCATCCTGCTCTGGGCCTTTCTGCCGGACGAAATCACCTTCGCAATCAATACCCGCATCGCCGAAGCCTGGTGGGTCAAACCGGCCCTCCGCTGGGTTCGGACCTTTCCGATGGACCCCATCAATCCCATGTCGGTCAAGGCTCTGACTCACCACCTGCGCCGCGACCGAAAAGCCGTGGTGTTCCCGGAAGGCCGCATCACCGTGACCGGCTCGCTGATGAAGATCTACGACGGGTCCGGCATGGTAGCGGACAAGGCCGATGCCGTGGTCCTGCCGATCCGGATCGACGGTGCCCAGTACTCACCGTTCTCCCGCCTCAAGGGCGTGGTCCGGCTGCGCTGGCTGCCCCGGATCACCGTCAACCTCCTGCCGCCGCGAAAGATCAGCCCATCGCCGGACATCCATGGCGAGGAACGCCGCCGCCATGCCGGACTCGCACTGTCGGATATCATGAGCGAGATGATATTCGCCACCGGCAACCACCATGGCACCTTGTTCTCGGCCCTGCTCGATGCCCGCAAGGTGCACGGCGGCAAGACTCTCGTGCTCGAAGACCCCGAGCGCAAGCCGGTCAGCTACAACCAGCTGATCGCCCGCGCACTGTTCGCCGGCGAAAGACTCGAACGCCTGACCGAAGCGGGTGAAACGGTCGGCGTCCTGCTGCCCACCGCCATCGGCACGGTCGCCACGCTGCTCGGGTTGCAGCACACCGGCCGCGTCCCCGCCATGCTCAATTTCAGCACCGGCGTTTCCGTTCTGTTGGCAGCCTGCGAAACTGCGGCGATCCGGACAGTGCTGACCTCCCGGCGCTTCGTCGAGGGGGCCAAACTGGAGGACGCCGTCTCCCAGCTTGAAACCAAGGTCAAGGTGATCTATCTGGACGACGTCTTCCGGGACGTGTCGGCGCTGGAAAAGTTGCGGGCGCTGGTGAAAGGACATGCGGTTGATTACCGTTACCGCAACCGTGTATCGGCGGATTCGCCGGCCGTGATCCTGTTCACCTCGGGCTCGGAAGGAGCGCCCAAGGGCGTCGCGCTCTCGCACGCCAACCTGCTCTCCAACCGCGAGCAGTTCGCCGCGCGCGTAGACTTCGGGCCACAGGACGTAATCCTCAACGCCCTCCCCCTGTTCCACTCCTTCGGCCTCACCACCGGCACCCTGCTGCCACTGCTGTCGGGCACCCGGATATTCCTTTACCCCTCGCCGCTGCATTACCGGATCATCCCCGAGGTCGCCTACGACATCAACGCCACCATCCTGTTCGGGACCAACACCTTCCTGAGCGGCTACGGCAAACACGCCCACCCTTATGACTTCTACAGTATCCGCTACGTGTTCGCCGGCGCCGAAAAAGTCCAGGCGGAAACCCGCAGGCTGTGGGCCGACAAATTCGGCATCCGCATCATGGAAGGCTACGGCGTCACCGAAACCAGCCCCGTGCTGGCGGCCAACACAGCGATGCATTACCGGGAGGGCACGGTCGGCCGCCTCATGCCGGGCGTCGAATATGCCCTGGAACCGGTGGAAGGCATCGCAGAGGGCGGGCGGCTGCACGTGAAAGGCCCGAACGTCATGCTCGGCTATCTCCGCGCCCATGCGCCGGGTCGGATCGACCCACCTGCCTCCTGCTTCGGCGCCGGCTGGTACGACACCGGCGACATCGTCAGCGTGGACGAACACGGCTATGTCACCATCAAGGGCCGGGCCAAGCGCTTCGCCAAGATCGGCGGAGAAATGGTCTCGCTGGCGGTCATCGAAGAACTGGCGGCCAGGGTGTGGCCGGACGCCCTGCACGCCGTGATCAACCTCTCCGACCCGCGCAAGGGCGAGCAGATCGTCCTGGCAACCAGCCAGCCGCAGGCCGACCGGACCCCACTTTTCGAACGGGCGAGGGCCGAAGGGCTGGGCGAACTCTACCTGCCCAAGCAAATCCGGATTCTGCCGGCCCTGCCGCTGCTCGGCTCAGGCAAGATCGACTATCCCGCGCTCACAACCCTGCTGGTGGCGGAGACCGGGGCATGA
- the lplT gene encoding lysophospholipid transporter LplT yields MIKGLAPLVVAQFLSAFADNAILFTVIAIVLQGGGRGDWYVPALQSVFLVAYVTLAPWVGIWADRLPKPRVLIIANLIKMAGGLLLLGGVEPLIAYALVGAGAALYSPAKYGILPEIADKDHLVKANGWVEGATIAAILLGTLGGAKIADQSIPLAMTVICGCFLLSVLVGLLLPRLPARHLAEVSAVRQLVVQSRDLLKSQRARLVLLGLAMFWAAAATLRVVLVAWAPAVLHTRTATDIAELTLFTAIGIIIGSALAPRWIPLAEIRRTRYAGYAMALMLGLLAAAADFWPARGALLGIGIAGGFFVVPLNAAIQDIGHRSVGAGIAVAIQNFFLNAAMLVAVGLYTAAAAQGADPVMVLLVMGAIVLGCVIRIALRLPPKAADG; encoded by the coding sequence ATGATCAAGGGGCTCGCTCCGCTGGTCGTCGCCCAGTTTCTCTCTGCATTCGCCGACAACGCCATCCTGTTCACCGTCATCGCCATCGTGCTGCAGGGAGGCGGACGCGGAGACTGGTACGTCCCGGCTCTGCAGAGCGTCTTCCTGGTCGCCTACGTGACCCTTGCACCCTGGGTCGGCATCTGGGCCGACCGGCTGCCCAAGCCGCGGGTCCTGATCATCGCCAACCTGATCAAAATGGCGGGGGGGTTGTTGCTGCTGGGAGGCGTCGAACCGCTGATCGCCTACGCCCTGGTCGGCGCCGGCGCAGCCCTGTACAGCCCCGCCAAGTACGGCATACTGCCGGAAATCGCCGACAAGGATCATTTGGTCAAAGCCAACGGCTGGGTGGAGGGGGCCACCATCGCCGCCATCCTGCTCGGAACCCTCGGCGGCGCCAAAATCGCAGACCAGTCGATCCCGCTAGCCATGACGGTCATTTGCGGCTGCTTCCTGCTCTCGGTCCTGGTAGGTCTGCTTCTGCCCAGGCTGCCGGCGCGCCACCTTGCCGAAGTCTCCGCCGTCCGCCAACTGGTCGTACAGAGCAGGGACTTGCTGAAATCCCAGCGCGCGCGGCTGGTGCTGTTGGGTCTGGCGATGTTCTGGGCCGCCGCAGCGACTTTGCGCGTCGTACTGGTCGCCTGGGCACCCGCCGTACTGCACACCCGGACAGCCACCGACATCGCCGAACTGACCCTGTTCACGGCCATCGGCATCATCATTGGCTCCGCTCTCGCCCCACGTTGGATTCCACTGGCGGAAATCCGCCGGACCCGCTATGCAGGCTACGCGATGGCGCTCATGCTCGGCCTGCTCGCGGCGGCGGCCGATTTCTGGCCGGCCCGCGGCGCCCTGCTCGGCATCGGCATCGCCGGTGGTTTCTTCGTGGTGCCGCTCAACGCCGCCATCCAGGACATCGGCCACCGCAGCGTCGGCGCCGGCATCGCCGTCGCCATCCAGAATTTCTTCCTGAACGCCGCCATGCTAGTCGCCGTCGGCCTCTACACTGCCGCCGCCGCGCAAGGCGCAGACCCGGTCATGGTGCTACTGGTCATGGGCGCGATCGTACTCGGCTGCGTCATCAGGATCGCTCTCCGGCTCCCCCCAAAAGCGGCGGACGGCTGA
- a CDS encoding DUF2782 domain-containing protein — protein MPFPTHRLPLLLLLLTPLAWGIDSPEEGKLQPVPDPPDIPGPVQSGEELEPDVTIMRKGEDLYEEYRINGRLYMVKVKPKIGPPYVMMDKDGDGNMDVRTTDMARSMDIPQWVLFSW, from the coding sequence ATGCCATTCCCGACCCACCGACTGCCATTGCTGCTCCTGCTGCTCACACCGCTTGCCTGGGGCATCGATTCGCCCGAGGAAGGGAAGCTCCAGCCCGTACCCGATCCGCCGGACATCCCGGGGCCAGTCCAGAGCGGGGAGGAGCTGGAGCCGGATGTGACCATCATGCGCAAGGGCGAAGACCTCTACGAGGAGTACCGCATCAACGGCAGGCTCTACATGGTCAAGGTCAAACCCAAGATCGGCCCACCCTACGTCATGATGGACAAGGACGGCGACGGCAACATGGACGTCCGGACGACCGACATGGCCCGCAGCATGGACATCCCGCAATGGGTCCTGTTCAGCTGGTAA
- the gshA gene encoding glutamate--cysteine ligase codes for MRKLIDSRLEQLARAGQAHLLRKGLKGLEKESLRITSAGEIAQTPHPKALGSALTHPAITTDYSEALIELITPPFEDSADTLAAMEDIHRFVHANIDGELLLATSMPCRIGGDESIPIAVYGSSNIGRMKHVYRRGLGYRYGRAMQAIAGVHFNYSVSEELWPVLQTLAGDRRSLAEFVADRYFGMVRNIQRFGWLVLFLFGTSPAMSKSFLTGRETPLASSFTEFDPATWHRPYATSLRMSDIGYRNDNQASLDISVNRLDDYVRDLSHAISTPYAPYRAIGVEVDGEYRQLNANILQIENEYYSTVRPKQVTRSGEMPTLALKKRGVSYLELRSVDLNCYHPAGISLEQLRFLETFMLLSLLAESPPMSIEEKKTAANNVLATACCGRTPGMALIRGDAAVDLRAWARELCESMAPIAAMLDGDSNGRAFSAALEQQYVAVADPEQHLPSARMLREMRGNHESFAEFAQRLSAQHADAMRSLPLEPEKAEAMRRKAEQSLAEQDAIEGEDSAAFADYLEHYFAQT; via the coding sequence TTGAGAAAACTCATCGACTCGCGGCTCGAGCAGCTCGCCCGCGCCGGGCAGGCGCATTTGCTGCGAAAAGGATTGAAGGGGCTGGAAAAGGAGAGCCTGCGGATCACGTCCGCCGGTGAAATCGCGCAAACCCCCCATCCGAAAGCGCTGGGCTCGGCGCTGACCCATCCCGCCATCACCACCGACTATTCAGAAGCGCTTATCGAGCTGATCACCCCGCCTTTCGAGGACAGCGCCGACACCTTGGCGGCGATGGAAGACATCCATCGCTTCGTTCACGCCAATATCGACGGTGAACTGCTGCTGGCAACCTCGATGCCCTGCCGGATCGGGGGCGACGAGAGCATACCGATCGCGGTCTACGGCAGCTCCAACATCGGCCGGATGAAGCACGTTTACCGACGCGGCCTGGGCTACCGCTATGGCCGGGCCATGCAGGCCATCGCCGGCGTCCATTTCAATTACTCGGTGAGCGAAGAGCTCTGGCCGGTCCTGCAGACGCTGGCCGGCGACCGCCGCTCGCTGGCCGAATTCGTCGCCGACCGCTATTTCGGCATGGTGCGCAACATTCAGCGCTTCGGCTGGCTGGTCCTGTTCCTGTTCGGCACTTCGCCCGCGATGTCCAAGTCCTTCCTCACGGGGCGGGAGACGCCGCTGGCTTCGAGTTTCACCGAATTCGACCCCGCCACCTGGCACCGTCCCTATGCCACTTCGCTGCGCATGAGCGATATCGGCTACCGCAACGACAACCAAGCCAGCCTGGACATCTCGGTCAACCGGCTCGACGACTACGTCCGCGATCTGAGCCATGCCATATCGACGCCCTATGCGCCCTACCGGGCCATCGGTGTGGAAGTGGACGGAGAATACCGCCAACTCAACGCCAACATCCTGCAGATCGAAAACGAGTACTACAGCACGGTGCGGCCGAAACAGGTCACCCGCTCCGGCGAGATGCCCACCCTGGCGTTGAAAAAGCGCGGCGTCAGTTATCTCGAACTTCGCTCGGTGGACCTGAACTGCTATCACCCGGCCGGAATCAGCCTCGAGCAGTTGAGGTTTCTGGAAACCTTCATGCTGCTGTCCCTGCTCGCCGAAAGCCCGCCGATGAGCATCGAGGAGAAGAAAACCGCGGCCAACAACGTGCTGGCTACCGCTTGTTGCGGGCGCACACCGGGGATGGCACTGATCCGGGGCGATGCCGCCGTGGATCTTCGAGCCTGGGCCAGGGAGCTGTGCGAATCCATGGCGCCGATCGCCGCCATGCTGGATGGCGATTCGAATGGCCGGGCGTTTTCCGCCGCCCTGGAGCAGCAGTATGTGGCGGTCGCCGATCCCGAACAGCATCTGCCGTCGGCCCGCATGCTGCGGGAGATGCGCGGCAACCACGAATCCTTCGCCGAATTCGCGCAGCGGCTGTCGGCGCAGCACGCCGACGCCATGCGCAGCCTTCCCCTCGAACCCGAAAAAGCCGAGGCCATGCGGCGCAAGGCCGAACAGTCGCTGGCGGAACAAGACGCCATCGAGGGAGAGGATTCGGCAGCCTTCGCCGACTATCTGGAGCACTACTTCGCCCAAACCTGA
- a CDS encoding phosphoadenylyl-sulfate reductase — MTHTDIDTLQAELAGCSPRAVLEAALGRFQRIAVSFSGAEDVVLVEMASRLRPGIEVFTLDTGRLHTETYRFIEEVRERFPISLEVLSPDAAELEAMVRGKGLFSFYRDGHQECCGIRKVGPLRRKLATLDAWITGQRRDQNPTRQAVPEVEADPAFASESRPLVKFNPLAGWTSAQVWDYIAACEIPFNALHLKGYVSIGCEPCTRPIRPGQHEREGRWWWEDALKKECGLHIGDASKA, encoded by the coding sequence ATGACGCACACCGACATCGACACACTCCAGGCCGAACTGGCCGGCTGTTCCCCCCGCGCCGTGCTGGAAGCGGCATTGGGCCGCTTCCAGCGGATCGCGGTATCTTTCAGCGGGGCGGAAGACGTCGTGCTGGTCGAAATGGCCTCGCGTCTTCGTCCTGGCATCGAAGTCTTCACCCTCGACACGGGACGTCTGCACACGGAAACCTACCGCTTCATCGAGGAAGTGCGCGAGCGCTTTCCCATCAGCCTCGAAGTGCTGTCGCCGGATGCCGCGGAACTGGAAGCGATGGTGAGGGGAAAGGGACTGTTCAGCTTCTACCGGGACGGCCATCAGGAATGCTGCGGAATCCGCAAGGTCGGGCCACTGCGCCGCAAGCTGGCGACGCTTGACGCGTGGATTACCGGCCAGCGCCGGGACCAGAACCCGACCCGGCAGGCGGTTCCTGAAGTGGAGGCCGATCCAGCCTTTGCGAGCGAAAGCCGCCCCCTCGTGAAATTCAATCCGCTGGCCGGCTGGACTTCTGCCCAGGTGTGGGATTACATCGCGGCTTGCGAGATTCCGTTCAACGCTCTGCACCTCAAGGGGTACGTCAGCATTGGCTGCGAACCCTGCACCCGCCCGATCCGCCCCGGCCAGCACGAACGCGAGGGCCGCTGGTGGTGGGAGGATGCGCTCAAGAAGGAATGCGGCCTGCACATCGGCGACGCATCCAAGGCCTGA